Proteins from a genomic interval of Phenylobacterium sp. LH3H17:
- a CDS encoding Ppx/GppA phosphatase family protein — translation MTSEPESAAPRDVAETPCYGALDLGTNNCRLLIATPAGRGFRVVEAYSRIVRLGEGLGQSGRLSDVAMERALAALRVSAEKIRRRRVVKLKAIATQACRSAVNGPEFVARVVAETGLQLQIISPREEAQLSVAGCLNLLDRRADAALVVDVGGGSTELSWVDLQVGGLETEIAKFAAGRLPIKAWLSIPIGVVTLAERFPEGETVTEGWFREMVETVKAELAAFRSADSMREVFDADRAHLVGTSGAITSLAGMHLGLRRYDRSQVDGIWMTRDQCDAAANLLLGLNARERAEQPCIGPDRADLVLAGAAILQAVQELWPCTRVRVADRGLREGILMSLMSDAGTGRKRRRRRRGRRSGGPSPVNAPE, via the coding sequence GTGACATCCGAACCGGAGTCCGCCGCGCCGCGCGATGTCGCCGAGACGCCCTGCTATGGCGCCCTCGACCTTGGCACCAACAACTGCCGCCTGCTGATCGCCACGCCCGCCGGCCGCGGCTTCCGGGTGGTGGAGGCCTATTCCCGCATCGTGCGGCTGGGCGAGGGGCTCGGCCAGTCGGGCCGGCTGTCGGACGTGGCCATGGAGCGGGCGCTCGCCGCCCTGCGGGTCAGCGCCGAGAAGATCCGCCGCCGCCGTGTGGTGAAGCTGAAAGCCATAGCCACCCAGGCCTGCCGCTCCGCCGTCAACGGGCCTGAGTTCGTCGCGCGGGTCGTGGCCGAGACCGGCCTGCAGTTGCAGATCATCAGCCCGCGCGAGGAGGCTCAGCTTTCCGTGGCGGGGTGCCTCAACCTGCTGGATCGCAGGGCCGACGCGGCTCTGGTGGTCGACGTGGGCGGCGGCTCGACCGAGCTCTCGTGGGTCGACCTGCAGGTCGGCGGCCTGGAGACCGAGATCGCCAAGTTCGCAGCCGGACGCCTGCCGATCAAGGCCTGGCTCTCCATCCCCATCGGGGTGGTGACCCTCGCCGAACGCTTCCCTGAGGGCGAGACGGTCACCGAGGGCTGGTTCCGCGAGATGGTCGAGACGGTGAAGGCCGAACTGGCCGCCTTCCGCAGCGCCGACTCAATGCGCGAGGTGTTCGACGCCGACCGCGCCCACCTGGTCGGGACCTCCGGCGCGATCACCAGCCTGGCCGGCATGCATCTGGGCCTGCGGCGATATGACCGCAGCCAGGTGGACGGGATCTGGATGACCCGCGACCAGTGCGACGCCGCGGCCAATCTTCTGCTGGGGCTCAACGCCCGGGAGCGGGCCGAGCAGCCCTGCATCGGTCCCGACCGCGCCGACCTGGTGCTGGCGGGGGCCGCGATCCTGCAGGCGGTCCAGGAACTGTGGCCCTGCACCCGGGTGCGGGTGGCCGACCGCGGCCTGCGCGAAGGCATCCTGATGTCGCTGATGTCGGACGCTGGAACCGGCCGCAAGCGCCGTCGTCGGCGTCGCGGCCGTAGATCGGGCGGCCCATCCCCTGTAAACGCTCCGGAATGA
- a CDS encoding MAPEG family protein: MGGPAPELLLLTAAVVVGLVQLFWATLATRGRGDLNWAAGPRDEPMPVTGGAGRLDRSFRNFMETFPLHAAVVIIAYLAAKLSDLTLWGGALYVVGRAFHPILYLVAIPYLRTLAWAVAFTGTLMVTTAIFL; the protein is encoded by the coding sequence ATGGGCGGTCCAGCGCCCGAACTCCTGCTGCTGACCGCCGCGGTCGTCGTCGGGTTGGTCCAGCTTTTCTGGGCGACGCTGGCGACGCGGGGGCGGGGAGACCTGAATTGGGCGGCCGGTCCCCGCGACGAGCCGATGCCGGTCACCGGCGGGGCCGGTCGGCTGGACCGGTCGTTCCGCAACTTCATGGAGACCTTCCCGCTGCACGCCGCGGTGGTGATCATCGCCTATCTGGCGGCCAAGCTGAGCGACCTGACCCTCTGGGGCGGAGCGCTATATGTGGTGGGCCGGGCTTTCCATCCGATCTTGTACCTGGTCGCCATTCCCTACCTCCGGACGCTCGCCTGGGCCGTGGCCTTCACGGGCACCCTGATGGTGACGACGGCGATCTTCCTGTGA
- a CDS encoding M10 family metallopeptidase C-terminal domain-containing protein yields the protein MAAKTKSAPSEHGANRGEHLQLVGNSETGGWRVDPPGQTDNVHSHRPDLPPGLAKRLDPAPGEETVPGGATSESLSGDDGNNTLVGGAGADSLAGGAGADDFVVEGVADTADGLDQIFDFTSGEDRLVMGAGPGAEDTVGFGIADDFASAMGSALQAVASGADYVAMQVGSDLVVFANTDDDPSTLDVAVVLVGRSLSDIAVGDFA from the coding sequence ATGGCCGCCAAGACCAAGTCAGCACCCAGTGAGCACGGCGCGAACCGCGGCGAGCATCTGCAACTCGTCGGCAACAGTGAGACCGGAGGTTGGCGGGTGGACCCGCCTGGCCAGACCGACAATGTGCACAGCCATCGCCCTGACCTGCCGCCCGGCCTGGCCAAGCGGCTCGATCCGGCGCCGGGTGAGGAGACCGTTCCTGGCGGCGCCACGAGCGAAAGCCTGAGTGGCGACGACGGGAACAACACCCTCGTGGGCGGAGCCGGGGCCGACAGCCTGGCCGGCGGCGCGGGCGCCGATGACTTCGTCGTGGAAGGCGTCGCCGACACGGCGGACGGCCTCGACCAGATCTTCGACTTCACCTCGGGAGAGGACCGGCTGGTGATGGGGGCGGGGCCCGGCGCGGAGGACACCGTCGGCTTCGGCATCGCCGACGACTTCGCCTCGGCGATGGGCTCGGCCCTGCAAGCCGTGGCCTCAGGCGCCGACTACGTCGCCATGCAGGTCGGCTCGGATCTCGTGGTCTTCGCCAATACGGACGACGATCCATCGACCCTGGACGTGGCCGTGGTGCTGGTGGGCAGAAGCCTTTCCGACATCGCCGTCGGCGACTTCGCCTAG
- a CDS encoding RlmE family RNA methyltransferase translates to MSDEPPRKRMVKRPTGGTEEGRATPERLKTARDRTPSSQAWLSRQINDPFAAKARAHGYRSRAAYKLTELDDKLKLLKPGARIIDLGLAPGGWTQVAVERGVTNIVGVDLLPVDPISPAHILEMDFTDPACGPMLIDLLGGPPDAVLSDMAPNTVGHKQTDHLRIVGLIEAAADFAISVLKPGGAFVSKAFQGGESWEVVNLLKRHFADVKHIKPKASRAGSSEVYLVATGFKGR, encoded by the coding sequence ATGAGCGACGAGCCCCCACGCAAACGGATGGTGAAGCGCCCCACGGGCGGAACCGAGGAAGGCCGGGCCACGCCCGAGCGCCTGAAGACCGCCCGGGATCGCACCCCCTCGTCCCAGGCCTGGCTGTCGCGCCAGATCAACGACCCCTTCGCCGCGAAGGCTCGCGCCCACGGCTATCGGTCGCGGGCCGCCTACAAGCTGACGGAGCTCGACGACAAGCTGAAGCTGCTCAAGCCCGGCGCGCGGATCATCGACCTGGGCCTGGCGCCCGGCGGCTGGACCCAGGTGGCGGTCGAGCGGGGCGTGACCAATATCGTCGGCGTCGACCTGCTGCCGGTCGATCCGATCTCCCCGGCCCACATCCTGGAGATGGACTTCACCGATCCGGCCTGCGGCCCGATGCTGATCGACCTGCTGGGCGGTCCGCCCGACGCGGTGCTGTCGGACATGGCCCCCAACACCGTCGGCCACAAGCAGACCGACCACCTGCGGATCGTCGGCCTGATCGAGGCCGCCGCCGACTTCGCCATCAGCGTGCTGAAACCCGGCGGCGCCTTCGTGTCCAAGGCCTTCCAGGGCGGCGAGAGCTGGGAAGTGGTCAATCTCCTCAAGCGCCACTTCGCCGACGTGAAGCACATCAAGCCCAAGGCCAGCCGCGCCGGCAGTTCCGAGGTCTATCTGGTCGCGACGGGGTTCAAGGGGCGCTGA
- a CDS encoding RsmB/NOP family class I SAM-dependent RNA methyltransferase, which yields MRDGGRLSAAIEILTDVETRHRPVRLALKTWGDASRYAGSKDRAWVSGLVLDMLRRRRSLGWRMGDDSPRAAALAALHVFWNWPVERIAEAAGDAPHGPGPLTEAERAALVQPRDLADAPPAVRGDYPDWLEPSLARAFGDEAPLEGAMLSERAPVDLRINTLKTDPEQALKALAPLNAQPTGVLPNAVRMAAPDPSQRGGSLETIPAFSRGWFEVQDLASQIAAQAAGDIKGAQVLDLCAGGGGKTLALAAAMGNTGQIYAYDSEARRLADTVRRSERAGIRNLQIRSPVYPDPLKGLDARMDVVFIDAPCSGSGAWRRHPDTKWRLKPEALAQRMADQDAVLDLGTRFVKAGGRMVYVTCSVLPEEDEDRVAAFLGRTKDFVVRPATDNPDLTRHLTGEGFLRLSPRASGTDGFFVAVLEKSK from the coding sequence TTGCGTGACGGGGGACGCCTTTCCGCGGCCATTGAGATCCTCACCGACGTCGAGACGCGCCACCGGCCGGTGAGGCTGGCGCTGAAGACGTGGGGGGACGCTTCGCGCTATGCGGGGTCGAAGGACCGCGCCTGGGTCTCGGGCCTGGTGCTGGACATGCTGCGCCGTCGCCGCTCGCTCGGCTGGCGGATGGGCGACGACAGCCCCAGGGCGGCGGCCCTGGCGGCCCTGCACGTGTTCTGGAACTGGCCAGTGGAGCGCATCGCCGAGGCTGCCGGCGACGCGCCCCACGGTCCGGGGCCCCTGACGGAGGCCGAGCGCGCCGCTCTGGTCCAGCCCCGCGACCTGGCCGACGCTCCGCCTGCCGTGCGTGGCGACTATCCCGACTGGCTGGAGCCCTCGCTGGCGCGGGCCTTCGGCGACGAGGCGCCGCTGGAAGGCGCCATGCTGTCAGAGCGCGCGCCGGTAGACCTGCGCATCAATACGCTGAAGACCGATCCCGAGCAGGCGCTCAAGGCGCTCGCCCCTCTGAACGCCCAGCCGACGGGCGTGCTGCCCAACGCCGTGCGGATGGCGGCGCCCGACCCATCCCAGCGCGGCGGTTCGCTCGAGACCATACCGGCCTTTTCCCGGGGCTGGTTCGAGGTGCAGGACCTGGCCTCGCAGATCGCGGCCCAGGCGGCGGGCGATATCAAGGGCGCCCAGGTGCTCGACCTTTGCGCGGGGGGCGGGGGCAAAACGCTGGCCCTGGCCGCCGCCATGGGCAACACCGGCCAGATCTACGCTTATGACAGCGAGGCCCGGCGGCTGGCCGACACCGTGCGCCGCTCCGAGCGGGCCGGAATCCGCAACCTGCAGATCCGCTCGCCGGTCTATCCCGACCCGCTGAAGGGCCTGGACGCCAGGATGGACGTGGTCTTCATCGATGCGCCCTGCTCGGGCTCCGGCGCCTGGCGCCGCCACCCCGACACCAAATGGCGTCTGAAGCCCGAGGCGCTCGCGCAGCGCATGGCCGACCAGGACGCCGTGCTCGATCTCGGAACCCGGTTCGTGAAGGCTGGCGGCCGCATGGTCTATGTCACCTGCTCGGTCCTGCCCGAGGAGGACGAGGACCGCGTCGCCGCCTTCCTCGGCCGCACGAAGGACTTCGTCGTTCGTCCCGCCACCGACAATCCTGACCTGACCCGACACCTGACGGGCGAAGGCTTTCTGCGCCTCTCGCCCCGCGCCTCCGGCACCGACGGCTTCTTCGTCGCAGTGCTTGAGAAATCCAAATGA
- the hspQ gene encoding heat shock protein HspQ: MDARIEKVGSDLVTRPRVLAEPRLAKYAIGQVVRHRHFPFRGVIFDVDPTFSNTEQWWQSIPEDIRPRKDQPFYHLLAENEENAYVAYVSEQNLLPDESGEPIGHPQASLIFESFSEGHYNLRPRISH; the protein is encoded by the coding sequence ATGGACGCTCGAATCGAAAAAGTTGGCAGCGACCTCGTCACCCGGCCCCGGGTCCTGGCGGAGCCACGCTTGGCCAAGTACGCCATCGGGCAGGTCGTGCGGCACCGTCACTTCCCGTTCCGCGGGGTGATCTTCGACGTCGATCCCACCTTCTCGAACACCGAGCAGTGGTGGCAGTCGATCCCCGAGGACATCCGGCCGCGCAAAGACCAGCCGTTCTATCACCTGCTGGCCGAGAACGAGGAAAACGCCTATGTCGCCTACGTCTCGGAGCAGAACCTGCTTCCGGACGAAAGCGGCGAGCCGATCGGCCACCCCCAGGCCTCGCTGATCTTCGAGAGCTTCAGCGAAGGCCACTACAACCTCCGTCCGCGCATCAGCCACTAA
- the phhA gene encoding phenylalanine 4-monooxygenase — protein sequence MSADGFNSSPPPGARADWTIDQDWAAYAPGEHEVWTTLYERQTKLLPGRACDAFLNGLDALDLHRGGIPDFSRINEELTRLTGWSVVAVPGLVPDEVFFDHLANRRFPAGRFIRKPDELDYLEEPDVFHDVFGHVPMLTDPTFADYMQAYGEGGLRALGRGQLHNLARLYWYTVEFGLLQTPEGLRIYGAGIISSRAESIFALDDPSPNRLGFDLERVMRAPYRIDDFQQVYFVVPSLQALLDATLEDFGRLYERLARLPDIPIEAIEPGDQVFTSGTQAYAKAGGRLARNS from the coding sequence ATGAGCGCAGACGGTTTTAACTCCAGCCCTCCCCCCGGCGCGCGCGCCGACTGGACCATCGACCAGGACTGGGCGGCCTATGCGCCCGGCGAGCACGAGGTCTGGACGACCCTCTATGAGCGCCAGACGAAACTGCTGCCCGGCCGGGCATGCGACGCCTTCCTGAACGGGCTGGACGCACTGGACCTGCATCGCGGCGGCATCCCGGATTTCTCGCGGATCAACGAGGAGCTGACCAGACTCACCGGCTGGAGCGTGGTGGCCGTGCCCGGCCTCGTGCCGGACGAGGTGTTCTTCGATCACCTGGCCAATCGCCGTTTCCCGGCCGGACGGTTCATCCGCAAGCCAGACGAACTGGACTACCTGGAGGAACCCGACGTCTTCCACGATGTGTTCGGCCACGTGCCGATGCTCACCGACCCCACCTTCGCCGACTATATGCAGGCCTATGGCGAGGGCGGCCTGCGCGCGCTCGGTCGCGGCCAGTTGCACAACCTGGCGCGGCTCTACTGGTACACAGTGGAATTCGGCCTGTTGCAGACTCCTGAGGGCCTGCGCATCTACGGCGCCGGCATCATCTCCAGCCGGGCGGAATCGATCTTCGCCCTGGACGACCCCTCCCCCAACCGCCTGGGCTTCGATCTGGAGCGGGTGATGCGCGCGCCCTACCGGATCGACGACTTCCAGCAGGTCTATTTCGTGGTCCCGTCGCTGCAGGCCTTGCTGGACGCGACCCTGGAGGACTTCGGCCGGCTCTATGAACGCCTCGCCCGACTGCCGGACATTCCGATCGAGGCCATCGAGCCTGGCGACCAGGTCTTCACATCCGGCACGCAGGCTTATGCCAAGGCTGGTGGGCGGTTGGCGCGCAACAGTTAA
- the guaB gene encoding IMP dehydrogenase: protein MEIREGLTFDDVLLEPGASDVMPTQVDTATKFTREISLNIPLVSSAMDTVTESRLAIAMAQAGGLGVLHRNMTAEEQADQVREVKRYESGMVINPLTINPDTPLREVLEIKARRKISGFPVVEPGTGKLVGILTNRDMRFEGSSEVPAKVLMTKDNLITVREGCTQDEAKALLRRHKIERLIVVDDAYRAVGLITVKDMEKAQAHPIAAKDAQGRLLVGAASTVGDAGYERSMALVDAGVDVVVIDTAHGHNADVSKAVGRLKRETNRVQIVAGNVATYEGARALIDAGADAVKVGIGPGSICTTRIVAGVGVPQLTAIADAVRAAAGTDVPVIADGGIKYSGDLAKALAMGAQVAMMGSAFAGTDEAPGEVFLYQGRSYKAYRGMGSLGAMSTANGSADRYFQKEVSALKLVPEGIEGQVAYKGPINAILHQMVGGLRAAMGYTGAATLDDFRQKARFIRITGAGLRESHVHDVMMTREAPNYTSPV, encoded by the coding sequence ATGGAGATTCGCGAAGGTCTTACCTTCGACGACGTTTTGCTCGAACCGGGTGCGTCCGATGTGATGCCCACCCAGGTGGACACGGCCACCAAGTTTACGCGCGAAATCAGTCTGAACATCCCGCTCGTGTCCTCGGCGATGGACACCGTGACCGAGAGCCGTCTGGCCATCGCCATGGCCCAGGCCGGCGGCCTGGGCGTGCTTCACCGCAACATGACGGCCGAGGAACAGGCCGATCAGGTGCGCGAGGTGAAGCGCTACGAAAGCGGCATGGTCATCAATCCGCTGACCATCAATCCGGACACGCCGCTGCGCGAAGTCCTGGAGATTAAGGCGCGCCGCAAGATCTCGGGCTTTCCGGTGGTCGAACCCGGCACCGGCAAGCTGGTGGGCATCCTGACCAACCGCGACATGCGGTTCGAGGGCTCCAGCGAGGTTCCGGCCAAGGTCCTGATGACCAAGGACAACCTGATCACGGTCCGCGAGGGCTGCACCCAGGACGAGGCCAAGGCCCTGCTGCGCCGGCACAAGATCGAGCGGCTGATCGTGGTCGACGACGCCTATCGCGCAGTCGGCCTGATCACCGTCAAGGACATGGAGAAGGCCCAGGCCCACCCCATCGCCGCCAAGGACGCCCAGGGACGCCTGCTGGTGGGCGCGGCCTCCACGGTCGGCGACGCGGGCTATGAGCGTTCGATGGCCCTGGTGGACGCCGGGGTCGACGTGGTGGTGATCGATACGGCCCATGGCCACAACGCCGATGTCTCCAAGGCTGTCGGGCGGCTGAAGCGCGAAACCAACCGCGTGCAGATCGTCGCCGGCAATGTCGCCACCTATGAAGGCGCGCGCGCCCTGATCGACGCCGGCGCCGATGCGGTGAAGGTCGGCATCGGTCCGGGCTCCATCTGCACCACCCGGATCGTGGCCGGCGTGGGTGTGCCCCAGCTCACCGCCATCGCAGACGCCGTGCGCGCCGCGGCCGGCACCGACGTCCCGGTGATCGCCGACGGCGGCATCAAGTATTCCGGAGACCTGGCCAAGGCGCTCGCCATGGGCGCCCAGGTGGCCATGATGGGGTCGGCCTTCGCCGGCACCGATGAGGCTCCGGGCGAGGTGTTCCTGTACCAGGGCCGATCCTACAAGGCCTATCGCGGCATGGGCTCGCTTGGCGCCATGTCGACGGCCAACGGATCGGCCGACCGCTACTTCCAGAAGGAGGTCTCGGCGCTGAAGCTGGTGCCCGAGGGCATCGAGGGCCAGGTGGCCTACAAAGGCCCGATCAACGCCATTCTGCATCAGATGGTCGGCGGCCTGCGGGCGGCCATGGGCTATACGGGTGCGGCGACCCTCGATGACTTCCGCCAGAAGGCCCGGTTCATCCGCATCACCGGGGCGGGCCTGCGCGAGAGCCACGTCCACGACGTCATGATGACGCGCGAGGCCCCGAACTATACGAGCCCCGTCTGA
- a CDS encoding LysR family transcriptional regulator: protein MFENLTSNPLPSLNALRAFEAMARSGRATLAAQELNVTHSAVSRQVKALEETLGVRLFTGPKHRLELTEAGRNLLPALTAAFDQIATAVRQTRGGGEDLHIAVNASVSVKWLIPRMSGFAAVHPKVRLHLAELPSHATSYRGAHAVVRMVPSSRLADRNATAFMPSHLGPVMSPALAERFAADPLKAPRLAAQTHPQGWPIWAALAGVELPSAHAQPFAHLHFALDAAIAGLGVAVMPWPLVADYVASGRLVAPFGFRKAESAFALLAAPGVSSRALDQFRNWLVAEGAKIPIPVSAP from the coding sequence ATGTTCGAAAATCTCACATCCAACCCCCTGCCCTCGCTTAACGCCCTGCGCGCCTTCGAGGCCATGGCCCGGTCCGGGCGGGCGACCCTGGCCGCCCAGGAGCTGAACGTCACCCACAGCGCCGTCAGCCGCCAGGTGAAGGCCCTGGAGGAGACCCTGGGCGTGCGCCTGTTCACCGGGCCGAAGCATCGCCTGGAGCTGACCGAGGCCGGCCGCAACCTGCTGCCGGCGTTGACCGCCGCCTTCGACCAGATCGCCACGGCGGTGCGCCAGACCCGCGGCGGCGGCGAGGACCTGCACATCGCGGTCAACGCCAGCGTCTCGGTGAAATGGCTGATCCCGCGGATGAGCGGCTTCGCCGCGGTTCATCCCAAGGTCAGGCTGCACCTGGCCGAACTTCCGTCCCATGCCACGTCGTACCGGGGGGCTCATGCCGTCGTGCGCATGGTGCCCAGCAGTCGCTTGGCCGACCGGAATGCGACTGCCTTTATGCCCAGCCACCTCGGACCGGTGATGTCGCCAGCGCTGGCGGAGCGCTTCGCGGCCGATCCGCTAAAGGCCCCGCGCCTGGCGGCCCAAACCCATCCCCAGGGATGGCCCATATGGGCGGCGTTGGCGGGCGTCGAGCTTCCGTCCGCCCACGCCCAGCCCTTCGCCCACCTGCATTTCGCCCTGGACGCGGCGATCGCCGGCCTGGGCGTGGCGGTGATGCCGTGGCCGCTGGTGGCCGACTACGTGGCCAGCGGCCGGCTGGTCGCGCCCTTCGGCTTCCGCAAGGCCGAGAGCGCCTTCGCCCTGCTGGCGGCCCCGGGAGTCTCGAGCCGGGCCCTGGATCAGTTCAGGAACTGGCTGGTGGCGGAGGGGGCCAAGATCCCGATCCCCGTCAGCGCCCCTTGA